Proteins encoded by one window of Panicum virgatum strain AP13 chromosome 7N, P.virgatum_v5, whole genome shotgun sequence:
- the LOC120680870 gene encoding uncharacterized protein LOC120680870, with the protein MGKQQNLLLAIAVVASIVHAATSQTDAATTVYDVLQQYNLPRGLLPLGVQSYALHPGGALEVTLPGECNFFVTVAGKQFKFRYDRSVSGIIKSGSISRVSGVRLQVEFAWLGFNQVSRAGNEINIQLEKSTQSFPVSAFAQSPRCN; encoded by the coding sequence ATGGGCAAACAACAGAATCTCCTCCTTGCCATTGCCGTTGTGGCTTCCATCGTCCATGCCGCCACCTCCCAAACAGATGCGGCCACGACAGTGTACGACGTCCTGCAGCAGTACAACTTGCCGCGGGGTCTGTTACCGCTTGGCGTGCAGTCATACGCGCTCCACCCAGGCGGTGCTTTGGAGGTGACCCTCCCCGGCGAGTGCAACTTCTTCGTCACAGTCGCCGGCAAGCAATTCAAGTTTCGGTATGACAGAAGCGTCAGCGGGATCATCAAGTCTGGTTCCATCAGCCGTGTCTCCGGCGTGAGGTTGCAGGTGGAGTTCGCGTGGCTCGGGTTCAACCAGGTGAGCCGCGCTGGCAACGAGATCAATATCCAGCTTGAGAAGTCGACTCAGTCGTTCCCAGTCAGCGCCTTCGCCCAGAGCCCCCGCTGCAACTGA
- the LOC120680868 gene encoding uncharacterized protein LOC120680868, with protein sequence MGKQQNLLLAIAVVASIVHAATSQTDAATTVYDVLQQYNLPRGLLPLGVQSYALHPGGALEVTLPGECNFFVTVAGKQFKFRYDRSVSGIIKSGSISRVSGVRLQVEFAWLGFNQVSRAGNEINIQLEKSTQSFPVSAFAQSPRCN encoded by the coding sequence ATGGGCAAACAACAGAATCTCCTCCTTGCCATTGCCGTTGTGGCTTCCATCGTCCATGCCGCCACCTCCCAAACAGATGCGGCCACGACAGTGTACGACGTCCTGCAGCAGTACAACTTGCCGCGGGGTCTGTTACCGCTTGGCGTGCAGTCATACGCGCTCCACCCAGGCGGTGCTTTGGAGGTGACCCTCCCCGGCGAGTGCAACTTCTTCGTCACAGTCGCCGGCAAGCAATTCAAGTTTCGGTATGACAGAAGCGTCAGCGGGATCATCAAGTCTGGTTCCATAAGCCGTGTCTCCGGCGTGAGGTTGCAGGTGGAGTTCGCGTGGCTCGGGTTCAACCAGGTGAGCCGCGCTGGCAACGAGATCAATATCCAGCTTGAGAAGTCGACTCAGTCGTTCCCAGTCAGCGCCTTCGCCCAGAGCCCCCGCTGCAACTGA
- the LOC120680867 gene encoding uncharacterized protein LOC120680867 translates to MHGRLKSFSVETSQGIWYIHVSSVTGAGRPPADAARQPQPSARPQPQVPCDANMVKIKNMPPTRSVHQSHAGPSTGRDLHESDDDDDDDAFMEPPPWRHVLKKQCTNANVAANATAKTTKTLVKYAHAPTVRCAPLTFNKFVDNLTLNQRIKIIEMGFGGLLGISAERIGSRELLKFLFDRLDPNSMVIELGKNRGIHVTPFAMKQVLGIPDSDEDLPLQTNNHASKALSKLKIMLGLEECQDLHASHLQKILKDDLELCSNLIDDETAIRFFFIIASNKLLFPSTDNNIRCKDIYLTRDLSRLSDMNGCKAVVDDLRHAAHAYHIDKTKKGTPSLPGCAILLIILYLDNLQCKHQIEHMNTPRAKHFDQNVIQKITSADRTKDQQGKATFGLLPLKSSNNTCYYTTHHPFSNVPANNEPLAASYFPSIIAELGGFVDQIDSRTRQSQARAALAKFDAKSKKASSYMNTGQLMLQNAHQKAIRNLRAILQDKAHGNIGQDHHHQPNTSDTAQADDVSMHGSRNGHNMGSEHVFDKEVPSETRENDLHSSNPDSLHGMWPP, encoded by the exons ATGCATGGGAGACTAAAATCATTCTCAGTAGAAACGTCACAAGGGATTTGGTACATCCATGTAAGTTCCGTCACTGGTGCTGGACGGCCACCCGccgatgctgctcggcagccACAACCATCAGCACGACCTCAGCCTCAAGTTCCTTGTGATGCTAATATGGTGAAAATCAAGAACATGCCTCCAACTAGGAGTGTGCACCAATCTCACGCTGGACCTAGCACTGGCAGGGATCTCCAtgaaagtgatgatgatgatgatgatgatgccttcATGGAACCTCCGCCATGGCGTCATGTGCTCAAGAAACAATGCACCAATGCAAATGTAGCAGCCAATGCAACTGCGAAG ACTACCAAGACTCTAGTAAAGTATGCTCATGCTCCAACAGTTCGCTGTGCCCCTTTGacattcaacaaatttgttgacaacTTGACCCTCAACCAGCGTATAAAGATCATAGAGATGGGTTTTGGTGGCCTCCTTGGTATATCTgcagagaggataggaagcagaGAACTATTGAAGTTCTTGTTCGACAGGCTAGACCCCAACAGTATGGTAATCGAACTTGGCAAAAATAGGGGAATCCATGTGACTCCCTTTGCCATGAAGCAAGTGCTCGGCATACCAGATAGTGATGAAGATCTACCTCTACAAACAAACAACCATGCATCCAAGGCTCTGTCCAAACTCAAGATTATGTTGGGTCTTGAAGAATGCCAGGACCTTCACGCGAGCCATCTCCAAAAGATCTTGAAGGATGATTTAGAGCTGTGCTCTAATTTGATTGATGATGAAACGGCAATAAGATTTTTCTTTATCATTGCTTCTAACAAGCTCCTATTTCCTAGCACAGATAACAACATCAGATGCAAGGATATTTACCTGACTAGGGACTTGTCTCGTTTATCGGATATGAACGGGTGCAAGGCGGTTGTGGATGACCTTAGACATGCTGCTCATGCATATCATATTGACAAGACAAAGAAAGGGACACCATCACTCCCTGGATGTGCTATATTACTGATT ATACTGTATTTGGATAACCTACAATGCAAACACCAGATCGAACACATGAACACTCCTCGTGCAAAGCACTTCGATCAAAATGTTATACAAAAGATCACTTCTGCTGATAGAACCAAGGACCAACAAGGGAAGGCTACGTTTGGGCTATTACCG CTTAAGAGTAGCAACAATACTTGCTACTATACGACCCATCACCCATTTTCAAATGTGCCAGCAAACAATGAACCATTGGCTGCATCTTATTTCCCAAGTATAATAGCAGAACTGGGTGGATTTGTTGATCAGATTGATAGCAGGACAAGGCAGTCGCAGGCAAGGGCAGCCCTGGCAAAGTTTGATGCCAAATCCAAGAAAGCGTCAAGCTATATGAACACGGGGCAACTGATGTTACAGAATGCACACCAGAAAGCTATACGAAATCTGCGGGCAATTTTGCAGGACAAGGCACATGGCAACATTGGTcaagatcatcatcatcaacccAACACTTCTGATACAG CTCAAGCCGATGATGTCAGCATGCATGGTAGCCGTAATGGTCATAACATGGGATCTGAACATGTATTTGACAAAGAGGTTCCATCTGAAACAAGGGAAAATGACTTGCATTCTAGTAATCCCGATTCCCTACATGGAAT GTGGCCACCCTAA